A window from Citrus sinensis cultivar Valencia sweet orange chromosome 3, DVS_A1.0, whole genome shotgun sequence encodes these proteins:
- the LOC102617089 gene encoding germin-like protein subfamily 1 member 17 → MKAIQFLIGFALLALASSLASASDPSPLQDICVAIEDPKDGVFVNGKFCKDPKLARADDFFFSGLDKPGNTANRLGVDETDANVEQIPGLNTLGISAFRIDYAPYGQRPPHIHPRASEILLVLEGTLHVGFVTSDQLNNKLIAKVLNKGDAFVFPKGLIHFQFNVGKTNAVAYSALNSQFPGEITIADAVFGANPPIYPDFLAKAFQLDPKTVIDLQHKFINGN, encoded by the exons ATGAAGGCAATTCAATTTCTTATAG GTTTTGCTCTCTTGGCTTTGGCTTCTTCTTTGGCCTCTGCCTCTGACCCTAGCCCTCTTCAAGATATCTGTGTAGCCATCGAGGATCCGAAGGATGGTG TGTTTGTGAATGGGAAGTTCTGCAAGGACCCCAAGCTTGCGAGAGCAGATGACTTCTTCTTCTCAGGGCTAGACAAGCCTGGAAACACAGCAAATCGACTTGGTGTTGATGAAACAGATGCAAATGTTGAGCAAATTCCAGGACTCAACACCCTTGGCATATCAGCATTCCGCATTGACTATGCGCCATATGGCCAAAGGCCACCTCATATTCACCCCCGTGCCAGTGAAATCCTGCTGGTCCTGGAAGGAACTCTTCATGTCGGTTTTGTGACATCAGACCAGCTAAATAACAAACTCATCGCAAAAGTTCTGAATAAGGGAGATGCTTTTGTGTTTCCAAAAGGTTTGATTCACTTCCAATTCAACGTTGGAAAAACAAATGCAGTTGCCTATTCTGCTCTAAACAGCCAGTTCCCCGGTGAAATTACCATAGCCGACGCGGTCTTTGGAGCTAATCCTCCAATCTATCCCGATTTTCTTGCCAAGGCATTCCAGTTGGATCCAAAGACAGTGATAGATCTTCAGCATAAGTTCATTAATGGCAATTAG
- the LOC102616791 gene encoding germin-like protein subfamily 1 member 17, whose product MKAIQFLIGFAVLALASSLASAYDPSPLQDICVAINNPKDGVFVNGKFCKDPKLAKPEDFFFSGLGKPGNTANRLGVDETDANVEQIPGLNTLGISAFRIDYAPYGQRPPHIHPRASEILLVLEGTLHVGFVTSDQLNNTLISKVLNKGDAFVFPIGLIHFQFNIGKTNAVAYSALNSQFPGEITIADAVFGANPPINPDFLAKAFQLDPKTVKDLQHKFINGH is encoded by the exons ATGAAGGCAATTCAATTTCTTATAGGTTTTGCTGTCTTGGCTTTGGCTTCTTCTTTGGCCTCTGCCTATGACCCTAGCCCTCTTCAAGATATCTGTGTAGCCATCAATAACCCCAAGGATGGTG TGTTTGTGAATGGGAAGTTCTGCAAGGACCCCAAGCTTGCGAAACCAGaagatttcttcttctcaGGGCTTGGCAAGCCTGGAAACACAGCAAATCGACTTGGTGTTGATGAAACAGATGCAAATGTTGAGCAAATTCCAGGACTCAACACCCTTGGCATATCAGCATTCCGTATTGACTATGCGCCATATGGCCAAAGGCCACCTCATATTCACCCCCGTGCCAGTGAAATCCTGTTGGTCCTGGAAGGAACTCTTCACGTCGGTTTTGTGACATCAGACCAACTGAATAACACACTCATCTCAAAAGTTCTGAATAAGGGAGATGCTTTTGTGTTTCCAATTGGTTTGATTCATTTCCAATTCAACATTGGAAAAACAAATGCAGTTGCCTATTCTGCTCTCAACAGCCAGTTCCCCGGTGAAATTACCATAGCCGACGCGGTCTTTGGAGCCAATCCTCCAATAAATCCCGATTTTCTTGCCAAGGCATTCCAGTTGGACCCGAAGACAGTGAAAGATCTTCAGCATAAGTTCATTAATGGCCATTAG